TTCAAGGCCGCTTGTTGGATCGCGAGGGAAGATGTGGCTGTTAATAAATATTCGTCGTTGGTAGGACTTATATCAAGTATAGGGGACGACCCATTACACCTACACGATTTCGGCCATACTAATTTCACGTCAGTGAGAGAAATGGTAATAATTATTGGAGATGTTTTGAGTTCAAAACTGATTGAACGAATCGGTTCACATGACGTTGCGTTGTTATTGGATGAAGCGACAGACGTGACAGTTTATCAACAAGTCATTATGTACTTGAGATATCTACACGAGGGTGATGTCAAAACACAGTTCTACGGCGTCGAACATTTGACAGAGAGTGCTACCGGTGCAAATTTGGCTGATTTGGTTCAAACGAGATTGCAACGAGACAACATTGGTCTCAGTCAAATAAAATTTGTTGGATCAGACGGTGCAGCAAATATGACTGGCCGGTAGTCGGGATTCGTCGCCCAACTTCGTAAACAAAATGCACATGTCGTTGGCATATGGTGCATTAATCACAGGTTCGCTCTTTCCATAGGAGACACGGTGAAGTCGTTGAAATGGCTCAAACGCTATGAGGGTACTCTccagcaaataaataaattgtttgaGTATTCACCAGAAAAGACGAGGAAATTAGAACTCATATCCACTCAGTATGAATCAATGCTGTCTGATGGCAAGCGTAAGAAGTTTGTCCGACCTGCCGCAATGCGCTGGACGTCACATGAACGTGCCAATGATGCAATCTACCACGGATACGAAGTACTGTTACAGACTTTGTACTATTTCACTGAAGAAGCAAGAATACGGGACGCTACTGCAGCAGGACTATACTCATTTTGCCGTCAGTATATGTTCATCGGTATAGTTTACATTCTGCAGACTGTACTTCCGATAATAGGAAGACTCGCTCGACTTTGGCAGAAAGACATACTGATTTTCAGTGAAGTGAAACCTTACACCCGCACGGCTATTGATAAATTAAGTGAACTCAAACGAACCCGCGAGCCTTTGAATCAACTGCGAGCAGAGTTTGAGGGTGGAAGATTTAGCGACGGACAAGTTCAGTTTACCCACAAGAACGAGGAGGGATTAGATATATTTTACGACAAACTGCTCACTGAGCTATGTAGTAATTTAGAAGCTCGTCTTTCTTTGATGCCGTTACTTGAGGCATTTGAATTATTCGACCCGTGTCGTTTTCCCGGTGTTGACGACAAACAGTATGGGAAGGATGATATTTCCCTTCTCTGCCAACAGTTTGCTATAGACGAAGAGAAGACTCAAGATGAGTGGTGTAATTTTCGGTACAAATTTGACTCCCCACCGATGTCGACTTTGAGTACAGCTGGCGATGTTTGCCAAGTTATCATGAAACAGAGAAATGCGATCGAAGATGAATACCCCAACTTGTGTAAACTAGCTGAACTTGCTCTACTTGTTCCTATGTCTAATGCGTGGCCAGAACGCGGAGCATCGTGTTTGAAGAGAATTAAGTCATGACTACGCAATCGAATGAAGGGAGACTTGCTACAGGCAATTATGACAATTGATTTGCATAAGGCTAATGACGACGTAATCACTGATGCCGTAACAGCATGGCGAAACAAACCAAGAGGTCATGTGTTTGGACCTGCACGCCAGGACATTCATGAAACTACAATCGGTGATATATCAGAACTTGCTGATGAGCTTAGTGTTCGTTTTCATGAGCTTAGGAACTTAATTTGCTATGATGAACCAGATTGTGATGAGGACGATGTGTGTGGAAAGGACCAGTAATAGTTGTACTCAAAATTGTAGTAAAATAACATGGTACAAGGACACAAAAACAATGACATTTGTACTCAAAATAATGTAGTCAAAACATGGTACAAGGACACAAAAACAATCACACAAGTGAGATGAGTGAAACACTACCTGTGATATGCAAAGAATATAGACTAGTATTtacagtaaacaaatgactggTCAGATTAGAGCATGTGAAACTTGTAAGAGAATGTATACCTATGACTGTACAAAAACTGCATTGattgttatattatatatttactttaattttcttgaaataaatctttaaaaatgacaaaagaaGACACTTGTGTTCTacacattcattttaatttttaatggggagggaggggggcagtgtgtatatatatttatttatgatgATTGAGTAtcttattatttatttgtttgtatgtactagtaatatatatattatgtgtgtgtgtgtgtgtgtgtgcatctatttgtatgaatgtgtgtgtggtgaAATTGTAGGAATCAATATTTTATAGTAATTTCAAATCAGATTTACTACATATGTTATGTCCAAAAAGCATCTCCAGTCATCTACTGGGAtctagaaattaaaaaaattcctACTACGAGAAAAAAATTCCTACTCTCGTACTCTACCCCCGAAAACCAGGATTGCTGCTCTAGTATTCATAATATAAATTACTAAGACAGAAATGCAACAAATAAAATTCTCTATGAAAATACTAAACCACTTCATCGTGGAACGAATGCATCaaatgacttacatgtacagaatCTTTGCCAGCTCCCATCAAATTGGAATTTTGTAAATTCTGTTGGATGCCTGAAAAATAtgttaaaagaaaattattgtAACATGATGCATAGATAAAttatatgcatacacatacacagaggcGGTCATTATAAAGCCTTTTAATTTGATGATACAGTTAGCTTAGCTcatatcaaaatacaataacaatattgcaCCAACTAAAACagtcaaaataatatatctagCCACTTATAGAACAATCACTAGTGCACCCAgtctttatgcaaattacttttGTATGTCTAATGTACCGTTTATAAATAAggaacaaaatgataaaaactgggttTCATCACGAGTCATCATGTATGGTTGGATTGTGGAATAACAcattttggtgcatcacaaTAGGTTGTCGtacatcagtggcacatcaaatttttatttttcaggaaatgttaaatttgaaaCATCTCATTTTACTGCATTTCTGCTGTCGCTCGTTTTTTCGTAAATTATCGGAGGTTTGGGGagatttataattttatttccaaatgTACTTCAGAAAATTTACAACAGAATACTTCCAGCTAGGGAGTCCACCTTTTCATGAAAAATGCCTAACAGAGCAAGCCAACCTTTGCCTAACTCAACTACTTTTGCTGAACTAAGCTGTGAGTGAATTCATTTCCAACGAGTgtcctgattggtcaataactGACATATTGGGAAAGTTTTTGGCCAATGGCAGGCATCCATACAAAAGTATGGTTAGAATATTACATGTTGGGCTTAATCATGGCTGCTAACAGCAAGTAGACATTACTGTCAATCTGTTTCGGGTTTTGTAAGGAACAACAGCAAAATGAGAAGTTGAATACACCAACTGACCTCCCTGAGACAAAAACACTAACAGTAAATAGGAAGAAAAGATCATGAAATTTGACAGATTGAGACAAtcatcaacattgctacattcaTCGAACAATCATAGGTTACTGTACAAGATTGTCTTGTTCATAATTGTAATAGTTCTATTGGTTGCATATGTTCCAATATTACAAGAACtgtacattacttgatactattCACGCCATAACCATGTATTTACCACTTGCAAAATCACTGGAATTAAACTTGCAGTTAGAATCATTTAGTAACTTTTAGAGTTGACAGAGTTTCATTCTGCCCCTCTGTACCCTGGTACCCCTCAAACTCTGTCCATCCAATCTTAttcataataaatattaatatacaagaCATGGCGTCACTGCATCATTTGTACATCACTTTCACTTTCCAACAATGAGTGACACTCAATGACATTTCACTGTACTTTACTGACATTGCTACAGAATGATGATTTAGTCCTAGGATCAGAGTATgcataaatacatttcaatgttcATTTTATGATGATCGTTTTTTAGCATGGATTATATGTGAACAGTAATATGAATCTTTAGTATTATACACTTGTAGAATCTTCTGACTATTATATAAAGTCAGAATGTACgtacaaataacaacaaaagtACGCAATTCCTATATTGTTCAAAAAATCTTAGTTTCAATGGACAAAGACTGCTTAAAAAATGAATGCCTGCATTTGTATATTGACTATCATGGATAATATGAAAAGTCACGGTTTTTTCACCAATATGTATATaagtaaaatattgtaatgaTGGGACATTGTGACATGTATGAGATGATGTgtgtttgtaaaatgaatgaTGGTGTTAATCTTTCTGCCCAATAGTACTCTGCAAGGTCCAGAGGATCAAATCAATATTTAGGGAATTGAATCTTTCAAATATCCATTGTGCAGTACTTTTGAAGCAAATTGGCTGAAACAGTCCActaactgttacatgtatgcaaagtcgtctacatttgacattttccatgaactCAAAGTTTACTAATGATTTCTGAAATTTACAACAACTTTTTGGACCAATTTAGTAAATTTATAAGAATTTTCAAAAGCCAGTGGAAACTCAGTCATTCCACATCGAATTTAAGAATTctaaatttcatcaaatatccACTACTCTgtattgaaattaaatataGAATTTAGAGAGTGAAACTCCGTCTTCTGCCATTTAGCAATGAAATAATTCCTCAAGGCTCAATACATACAAATAGCTTACTATTTCCAGTGGCGATGTAACCGCCCTTTATTCttctatcaaataaaaatctttTCCTAGCTATATTTTACCGACCAAACCGGTAAAATCGTAGTATAATTGACGACTGTTTGGGGGTCGACGGTACTATGCCTGCAGAGCGAATAGGTCAACTACGAGGGAATTTCACCTGACGTCACCAACAAAAGGTTTGTT
This Glandiceps talaboti chromosome 13, keGlaTala1.1, whole genome shotgun sequence DNA region includes the following protein-coding sequences:
- the LOC144444231 gene encoding zinc finger protein 862-like codes for the protein MPVSTAARTMVVEMMATNWYRPHILLFAWLVCSVVMDLISGSRSEVQKLVSLRDGEFSGNDTPPTTVSRTEDHDADVGASCQNDGQTTPGTPTIGDDSDGEPIQKKRKQVHCFQNGWLVDKTLCYDESVDLFWLRYDDTTGMYCYLCRKHDTSQQGSYVWSRECSVRYRRNVVSSHGTSEMHLLAKEKECLQRYSQFEQEIQKRKSVEHEVVIAAFKAACWIAREDVAVNKYSSLVGLISSIGDDPLHLHDFGHTNFTSVREMVIIIGDVLSSKLIERIGSHDVALLLDEATDVTVYQQVIMYLRYLHEGDVKTQFYGVEHLTESATGANLADLVQTRLQRDNIGLSQIKFVGSDGAANMTGRFALSIGDTVKSLKWLKRYEGTLQQINKLFEYSPEKTRKLELISTQYESMLSDGKRKKFVRPAAMRWTSHERANDAIYHGYEVLLQTLYYFTEEARIRDATAAGLYSFCRQYMFIGIVYILQTVLPIIGRLARLWQKDILIFSEVKPYTRTAIDKLSELKRTREPLNQLRAEFEGGRFSDGQVQFTHKNEEGLDIFYDKLLTELCSNLEARLSLMPLLEAFELFDPCRFPGVDDKQYGKDDISLLCQQFAIDEEKTQDEWCNFRYKFDSPPMSTLSTAGDVCQVIMKQRNAIEDEYPNLCKLAELALLVPMSNAWPERGASCLKRIKS